In the genome of Anabaena cylindrica PCC 7122, the window TACTGGGTTTGATTTCGATGTAACAACAGGATGATAACTAATGGCTTTGCTTACGCAGGTTAAATTCTTGTTAGTCTTAGATTATGGCGAAAGCGATCGCTCCGCGTGGCTTGTTTGTTGGGAGGGGTACGCCGTAGGTTTTGAATATTTGATGAAACTGCTGAAAGGAAATCAAAACTTGTCAACTTTTCTAGCTGATCAATACTGGTTCGATAAACTTTCCCATCATTATCAATAAAGTAGCTAAACTCCAAAAACTACCAATTTTCATAAATTTTATCTGACCATAAGTGAATTATTCTATTGCTGTATAATTACAGAACGGGAATTCCTTGGTTGATTGGGGAGTAAAAAATCAGATAACTTCCTACCATAAAACTCCGTAAACCTGGCACTAATTCATCACGTTTTCTGCCCAGACCAGGATTTTCTGCCAGAATTTTGAGTTTGTTTTCTATCTTTTGTAGGAAACTATCTGCTTTTTCAAGGCTTTGATTAGCAATGAAATCCCAAGTATCTAACAAATCAGCTTCGGCAAGGGGTTTCTTCAGAATAATTGCCATTATTTAGACTGTTTCTCCTGCCGTTGTTGTTTTGCTTTGGCAATGATTTCACTCATGTTTAAGGGTGTAGATTCTCCGCTATCAATACCTTGTTGAATGTCTCGTCGTAACTCAGCAAGACGTATTCCTTTCAGGGCATCCTGTTCTTTGAGTAGCCGCAGTCCTTCCCGAATCACTTCACTGGCGGAAGTATACATACCGCTTTCTACTTTAGAATGTACCCACTTTTCTAGTTCGGTGGTGAGAGAAACGTTCATTTGCGCTCGCTAAAAAGGCTTCTACTAATCATTTTACTGGAAATAACAGAAAATAACAAACTTTGTTATTGTGTGGATCTTAAGCAATAGAATTAACGACGCTTAGGAGAATTAATCGCCTGTACAGGCCGTTGTTTAACTTCCTCACCCCGGCTACGCCACGCAAGCTATCGGTAGAGGGGAGCAACGCGATTTTGTGAAGTCGGGTAAAAAAATGTGCTTTTAGCTACTGGTACTACAGACATAGCTAAAATATTTTTCTAACATTGAAGTAAATTAAATCACATGAAGAAATAAAATTGCACGACAAAGTATCTTCTCAAAATATCTCAATAAGACTTGCATTCAATGATTTGGGGCTGATTAAAATAAACTGCTTACGCCAGTATTTTAATAACTCAGTGCTTATTAATGCAAAAACGCCGATTAAACAGCAGTTGGAGGTATAAAATATTAAACAGTTTGAGGATGGATAAAAGAAGTAAAAATGGAATTGCAGAAATTATTCCAGTTTCCAGCTATCCATTGACAACGCAGATGTAACATAATTTCCGCATTTTCTTTTAACCAAAATTTACTGTTTCCTTTCATTCTTAAATTGACAACTTGGCGGATTAAACTCTCTATAGCACCACTACCAATAGGTAATTTACGAGCTAAAACTTTAGAGTAATTTAAATGCCCTTCCCGATAAGCGCGTAAAAGATAATCTCTTTGTTTAACCAGAGCTTTAGAATGCTCTGCTGCTGCGGAAGCAATAAATTCATCCATCTCCTGAATTAATATTAGAGCCTTGCCTTTTTTGAGCATTTTCCTAGCTTTTTGAAACCAATTTTTTCGTTCTGTTTCATCAGAAAAAGCTACATCTGTAAACATTTGTAAATGTTCGGTGACGTGGTAGAAATCAAATAATTGATAAGTTTCAGATGGGCAACCTAACCGTTCTAAAAGTGGAGGAATCCGTTTCCAAATCCATTCAGCACCATCAGCAATGAAGAATACCTGTTTTGCCTGACTTATTCCTAATCTAACCAGGGTTAGCGCATCTCAAACCCTATTGACAGAGGAATTACAGTAGAGGAGAATAGTTTGCTATGGATGCTGCTAACACAGAAACCATGTATTGATCATTCATCGCAGCTCGTCTTGATTTTTGTCGAATACTACCAGGACTTACGCAACTGGCACAGGCGATCGCTATATCATAGTATTTTTGTACTGAAATAAGTGACGCAACTGGCAAAATGAGTCTCGGCGCGGCGGTTCCGCGCCCCCTCAACAACTAGGGTTAAAAAAACCAAACTCCAGTAAAAAGGGAATTTTGCAATTATTAAAATAGATTTTTAGTGGCAAACATCATAAATAATAAAAATACTATTATTCCTGAAATGTTAGAATAATCAATACCATGAATTATCAATTCTGATTTAATATGAAATTTACTAAATTAGATTATTGCCAATATTTGCTAAGTAGCCAAATCAACTATACTATTACTAATTTGGCAGAGCATTTAGAAAATATTAGTCATGATAAAATTAACTACTATTTAAAAAAGAAAAATTAACACCTCGTTTACTTTGGGATAATGTTAAAGATGTAATCATGACTGATGATAACGGTTACATTATATTTGATGATAGTGTTTTAGATAAAAGGTATTCTGAAGAAATTGAAATAGTCAGGAGACAATATAGTGGTAACGAACATGGTGTAATCAAAGGAATTGGTGTTGTCATCTGTGTATATGTGAATCCTAAACTTCAAAAATTTTGGGTAGTAGATTACCGCATTTTTAATCCTGATGCAGATGGTAAAACCAAGATAGACCATGTTAAAGAAATGCTGTAAAACCTTGTGTATCATAAGCTTTTACCATTTGATACCGTTTTAATGGATACATGGTATGCGGTACACAATCTGATGCTTTATATTGATAGTCTAGATAAAATTTATTATTGTCCTTTAAAGGATAATCGTTTAGTTGATGATACTTTTGGCAAAGAAAAATATAAACGTATTGAATTATTACAATGGAGTGAAGAAGAATTAGAATGTGGTAAAATAACAAAAATTAAAGGGTTTCCCGCCAATAAAAATTGTTATGGACACTTGGCGACCCTGCTTATGATAAAGGTACAATTGGCAACCAAACAATTCGTTTAATTGGTCTGCTTAAAGATTGCCAGGTTGAATTAATTATTCTCGATGAATTCCAACACTTCATTGACCGAGATTCAGAAAGAGTTCTCAAAACAGTTTCTGATTGGTTAAAAACTTTAATTATCGATACAAATTTGCCCATTATTTTAATTGGCTTACCCGAAGCTGAGGAAGTTCTTAAACTTAAATCTCATTCTCAACTCAGTCGCCGTTTTGCCAATCGTCATTATCTCTCGTCTTTTTTATGGCAGACAGATTGTGGTGCATAATTTCGGACTTTTTTACATTTGTTAGAGTCAAAGCTACCTCTATATGAAGCGTCAAATCTTTCTGAAGTATATACAGCAAGAAGGCTTTACTATGCCTCAGATGGAATTATTGCTCATGTGATGAAGCTAGTTCGGTATGGCACTTATTTAGCTCTTAATAAAAATCAAGAAAAACTGGACTTAAATATTTTAGCAATGGCTTTTGAGAAGTTTGTTCAGGCTGATAAACCTGGAAAGATTAATCCTTTTATTACTGATAATTTTGAGATTGAGCCAGTTAATCTTCCGACTGTAGATTTAGAACCCACATTCCGCAGATGTGACTCAGATTATTGATATTTTTGAAAAATTCCAGCCAGGAAAATTTTATCTACCTAATTTTTCTGGCTGAATTTAACTTTATTTGCCAAAAGATAGAGCTTATTAAGTAAGTTAATTTCACAAGTTTTTAAAATAGATTCTCTCTCTCAATTAAAGTAGTCATTTTCGGTAAAATAAACATGACAATTAAAGCCAAGAATATTTCCGTCTTCGCTAAAAACTTCTATTTACTACTTTTACCCTTGAACTTTCTACATCTTTTAGGTCAAATAAACCACATCAAGTAATTAGATAATATTTACTACAACTCTTTCCTAAATATCTGACAATCTTTTCACGTTCCTCCGTTAAATTGCTCATTTGTTTCTGTCCATTTATGATTACCAAATGTACAGCCTGAAACATCTGAAATACCCACCTCATTGTCGGTTTATTTGTGATTTTCTTAACTTGATTTCTAATCCCATCATCAAATTTAGCTAATTCTTGCCTTAATTTTCTTTGGGCAAGGTTATAGACTAACAAACACAATCCCATTATCATTGCTATTGCTTCTACTCTTTCCGGGGTTTTGACAAATACGCTTGATGTAAAAAACAATGGGTCTTTTAAAAATCTAAATCCTCTTTCGTTAGATTGTTGAGCTTTGTATTCTTCTAATACTTTCTCATCACTCAATTCATTTCTATCTAATACATTCGTTGCTAATATAAATCTCCCTGCGTTAATTTTTTCAGTTTCTATTACTTCTTCTCTTGTTTCTATTTGACCTTTTATTTGATATTTTATTTGACTTGGTTCGGTCAATTTACTTGGTCTACCTGCTGTTTTATATTCTAGTTTCTCTATGTATTCAATTTCTTTTATTTGGTGATATTTCCAGGATTTTGATAGCTTTTCTATTACTATTTTTGCATCTGGCTGACAGGCGAACTCTTGTCTGGATAGTTTGCTGAGTGCGGCTTTTGCTTTTGCTTCCTGTTTTTTGACTTGTTTTTCTACTTGTTGGATACTTGATTTTTTTCTGATTTCACTTTCTACGATTATCCATCTTTGTTTTATGCCTGCATATTCTGATTCTTTGGCTGCTATTTTATAGCCTGATATTTGACTATCTTTCCATTCTGCTTCTTTTATATCTACAATTTTATTTTTTGCTTCTTTGATACTTAGTGGTACTCTTGTTATCCATTTCAGTTCTCTCATTGCTGCTAAGTTTTCTGCTGTATATAAGGCACTGTCTGCTACACTTATGCCCTCAAATGTCCATTGTTTTTTAAATTCTTTTAATCTTTCTACAAATACACTTTTATCATCTACGTTTCCTGAGTCTACTTTTAAATATAATGGGATGTCTCCATCTCCTGTTACTATCATGTCTATGATAAATTGTTTCAAGTCTGGTCTTTTATCTCTTGAATATCCGTGGACTATTTCTATTGCTTTCATCTCCGGTTCTATTTCTAATTTATTCTCTTCTGTTTCTTGCTTTATTTCGTCTATTTCTTTGATTTCTTTTTTGTACTCTCCTTCTACACTCATTGATGTCCCATCTAAATGAATACTATCCATTTCTACTTGGAATTTATGGGCTGCTTTTATGGCTACTGCTGTAAATATCTTGGTTGTTCCTATTTGATGATATTTGTCTAGTTCTCTTCCTAGTTTGTCGTCATTTAAATGCTCTGGTAATACTCCTTCTCCTATTAAATATTCTGTTGCTTTTCCTACAAAAAATTCCCCAAATAGATATAATGGGGCGCTTAAAAACCCTAATCCATTCAATATCATCGCTTTTACTACTTGTCCTGGTGTTAGGGTTTCTTTTGTTTTTATTCCCACTATTTTATTCACTTCTTCTACCAATTCCATCTCGTCTATTATTCCTGCTACTATTCCTAAATGGTCTATATCTAGGGTTTGTATGGCAACTTGAGACTCTTTCACGGTTTTTCCCTTCTCTATTTGACGCTTTTTATTTTAACAAATAAAAGCCTGAAATCCTTGCTAGACAATCTTTTCAGGCTTTTCTTTCTCTAAATTTTTAATTCCTAAATTTGCTTTAACATCTGCGGAATGTGGGTTAGAAGTTGGCGCTCTTGAAGAAAATATGCCTACTCAAATGCTGCTACGAACTCCAAGTCCCTATCAAGATGAAAGTCTAGCTGGTTATCTTATTCGGCTAAATGAAAGTAATTATTATTCATCACCCAATTGGATTTTGCAACTAGCTGGTCTACATATCAATCGCAGAATTCCGCTTGGCAACAATCTTGATCAGCCTTCAAAGCTTAGTCAACTTATTCAAGTCAAGGATGAACAGATCCGGTTAATGGCTTCTCTTCCTCATCAATTAGGTGGGGATGTTAATTCTCGGCAATACACCATTTCTAATTATGCTAGAAAACTATGTCCTTATTGTTTAATCGAATCTGTTTATTGCCGCAAAATTTGGGATTGGGATTTAGTCACAGCTTGTTCTCTACATAAATGTGTACTGATGACACAATGCCCTGGTTGTCAAAAAAATATTCAGTGGTGTAGACCCGCAGTCGCTCGTTGCCGATGTGGTTTCGATTTTCGCACAGGGCAAGCACAAACAGCCACTTTTCACCAAGTTAATCTGTGTGCATACTTGTTCTCATTAGAGAAAAGCCTTGCTACTGTGCATATTCACAGGAATTAATATTTAGCCCACATTCCGCAGATGTTAAAGCAAATTTAGGAATTAAAAATTTAGAGAAAGAAAAGCCTGAAAAGATTGTCTAGCAAGGATTTCAGGCTTTTATTTGTTAAAATAAAAAGCGTCAAATAGAGAAGGGAAAAACCGTGAAAGAGTCTCAAGTTGCCATACAAACCCTAGATATAGACCATTTAGGAATAGTAGCAGGAATAATAGACGAGATGGAATTGGTAGAAGAAGTGAATAAAATAGTGGGAATAAAAACAAAAGAAACCCTAACACCAGGACAAGTAGTAAAAGCGATGATATTGAATGGATTAGGGTTTTTAAGCGCCCCATTATATCTATTTGGGGAATTTTTTGTAGGAAAAGCAACAGAATATTTAATAGGAGAAGGAGTATTACC includes:
- a CDS encoding IS1634 family transposase, which produces MKESQVAIQTLDIDHLGIVAGIIDEMELVEEVNKIVGIKTKETLTPGQVVKAMILNGLGFLSAPLYLFGEFFVGKATEYLIGEGVLPEHLNDDKLGRELDKYHQIGTTKIFTAVAIKAAHKFQVEMDSIHLDGTSMSVEGEYKKEIKEIDEIKQETEENKLEIEPEMKAIEIVHGYSRDKRPDLKQFIIDMIVTGDGDIPLYLKVDSGNVDDKSVFVERLKEFKKQWTFEGISVADSALYTAENLAAMRELKWITRVPLSIKEAKNKIVDIKEAEWKDSQISGYKIAAKESEYAGIKQRWIIVESEIRKKSSIQQVEKQVKKQEAKAKAALSKLSRQEFACQPDAKIVIEKLSKSWKYHQIKEIEYIEKLEYKTAGRPSKLTEPSQIKYQIKGQIETREEVIETEKINAGRFILATNVLDRNELSDEKVLEEYKAQQSNERGFRFLKDPLFFTSSVFVKTPERVEAIAMIMGLCLLVYNLAQRKLRQELAKFDDGIRNQVKKITNKPTMRWVFQMFQAVHLVIINGQKQMSNLTEEREKIVRYLGKSCSKYYLIT
- a CDS encoding type II toxin-antitoxin system RelE/ParE family toxin, which encodes MAIILKKPLAEADLLDTWDFIANQSLEKADSFLQKIENKLKILAENPGLGRKRDELVPGLRSFMVGSYLIFYSPINQGIPVL
- a CDS encoding TniB family NTP-binding protein, giving the protein MLWTLGDPAYDKGTIGNQTIRLIGLLKDCQVELIILDEFQHFIDRDSERVLKTVSDWLKTLIIDTNLPIILIGLPEAEEVLKLKSHSQLSRRFANRHYLSSFLWQTDCGA
- a CDS encoding type II toxin-antitoxin system ParD family antitoxin — protein: MNVSLTTELEKWVHSKVESGMYTSASEVIREGLRLLKEQDALKGIRLAELRRDIQQGIDSGESTPLNMSEIIAKAKQQRQEKQSK
- a CDS encoding TniQ family protein, encoding MPTQMLLRTPSPYQDESLAGYLIRLNESNYYSSPNWILQLAGLHINRRIPLGNNLDQPSKLSQLIQVKDEQIRLMASLPHQLGGDVNSRQYTISNYARKLCPYCLIESVYCRKIWDWDLVTACSLHKCVLMTQCPGCQKNIQWCRPAVARCRCGFDFRTGQAQTATFHQVNLCAYLFSLEKSLATVHIHRN